The following proteins are co-located in the Rhodococcus opacus B4 genome:
- a CDS encoding inorganic phosphate transporter, producing MTAELVVLLVVVVTALAFDFTNGFHDTGNAMATSIATGALRPKVAVALSASLNLVGAFLSVEVAATVAKGVVNLGEVGGEDLLLIVFAGLVGGIIWNLATWLLGLPSSSSHALFGGLIGAAIASIGMSGVEWGGVLSKVVVPAVLAPVVAALVATAGTKLVYRITSGVPEGTKEHGFRLGQIGSASLVSLAHGTNDAQKTMGVIFLALVAHGSLSADDEMPFWVKLSCAVAIALGTYLGGWRIIRTLGKGLVEIAAPQGMAAESSSAAIILTSSHLGLPLSTTHVATGSILGTGLGRKGAEVRWGIAGRMAVAWLVTLPSAAIVGAVCWVVAHLIGGLPGVLVVFAALILLAGFMYLRSRLQPVTSGNVNAEWESGEAPAPADRPEPGVAETADSAGPAANR from the coding sequence GTGACCGCAGAGCTCGTAGTTCTCCTGGTGGTAGTTGTCACCGCCCTCGCTTTCGATTTCACGAACGGCTTTCACGACACCGGCAATGCCATGGCCACCTCGATCGCGACGGGAGCTCTGCGACCCAAGGTCGCCGTCGCTCTCTCCGCGTCGTTGAATCTCGTCGGCGCGTTCCTGTCCGTGGAGGTCGCGGCGACAGTCGCCAAGGGCGTGGTGAACCTGGGAGAAGTGGGCGGCGAGGATCTGCTGCTCATCGTGTTCGCGGGCCTGGTCGGCGGCATCATCTGGAATCTGGCGACGTGGCTGCTCGGCCTGCCGTCGAGTTCCTCTCACGCGCTGTTCGGCGGTCTGATCGGTGCGGCGATCGCGTCCATCGGGATGAGCGGCGTCGAGTGGGGCGGGGTGCTCAGCAAGGTCGTCGTTCCCGCGGTCCTCGCCCCCGTGGTCGCGGCACTGGTCGCCACCGCGGGCACCAAGCTGGTCTACCGGATCACCTCGGGCGTGCCGGAGGGCACCAAGGAGCACGGGTTCCGTCTCGGCCAGATCGGTTCCGCTTCCCTGGTGTCGCTGGCCCACGGAACCAACGACGCCCAGAAGACGATGGGCGTGATCTTCCTCGCACTGGTCGCGCACGGAAGCCTGTCCGCCGACGACGAGATGCCGTTCTGGGTCAAGCTGAGTTGCGCCGTCGCGATCGCGCTCGGAACGTACCTCGGCGGCTGGCGGATCATCCGCACACTCGGCAAGGGACTGGTCGAGATCGCGGCTCCCCAGGGCATGGCCGCGGAGTCTTCGTCCGCCGCCATCATCCTCACCTCGAGCCACCTCGGACTGCCGCTGTCCACCACACACGTCGCGACCGGATCCATCCTCGGCACCGGCCTCGGACGCAAGGGCGCCGAGGTCCGCTGGGGCATCGCCGGACGCATGGCGGTCGCATGGCTGGTCACGCTGCCGTCGGCGGCGATCGTCGGCGCAGTGTGCTGGGTCGTCGCCCACCTGATCGGCGGCCTGCCAGGCGTTCTCGTCGTATTCGCCGCCCTGATCCTGCTCGCCGGTTTCATGTACCTGCGCTCCCGCCTGCAACCGGTGACGTCCGGCAACGTGAACGCCGAGTGGGAGTCGGGCGAAGCCCCCGCTCCCGCCGACCGTCCCGAACCGGGTGTGGCCGAGACCGCGGACTCCGCCGGTCCCGCCGCGAATCGCTGA
- the menE gene encoding o-succinylbenzoate--CoA ligase, whose product MNALRVLPVPPGAGVLGILPQLSEVLDGTAPAALPVPAADERETRRLTDALRPGDPIDDGVTLVVATSGTTGVPKGAMLSAAALRASGEATHTRLGGPGSWLLTLPAHHIAGMQVLLRSVLAGTEPVVIDVSDGFDPGTLPAAVGAMTGPRRYTSLVPTQLVKALDHPDAVAALAALDAVLLGGAATPAPVLRRAVDAGITVVRTYGMSETCGGCVYDGIPLDGTRVRLDGDGRVLLGGPTLASGYRGLPDHPAFAEPGWFRTDDAGTVTDGVLSITGRLDEAISTGGLTVVPQVVEAALVAHPAVRECAVIGLPDERLGRRLTAVVVAEPGTAPTLAELRTFVERTLDPTAAPRELHLVGALPLRGPGKVDRRALEAQFG is encoded by the coding sequence ATGAACGCGTTGCGGGTCCTGCCCGTCCCACCCGGTGCCGGGGTTCTCGGCATCCTGCCGCAGCTGTCCGAGGTTCTCGACGGAACCGCTCCGGCCGCGCTGCCGGTTCCCGCCGCGGACGAGCGGGAGACCCGGCGGCTGACGGACGCGCTGCGGCCCGGCGACCCCATCGACGACGGCGTCACACTCGTGGTCGCGACGTCCGGGACGACGGGTGTGCCGAAGGGCGCCATGCTGTCCGCAGCGGCCCTGCGCGCCAGCGGCGAGGCGACGCACACGCGGCTCGGCGGTCCGGGGTCCTGGCTGCTGACCCTGCCCGCCCACCACATCGCGGGCATGCAGGTGCTGCTGCGCAGTGTCCTCGCCGGTACCGAGCCGGTGGTCATCGACGTGTCCGACGGTTTCGACCCCGGAACGCTGCCCGCCGCCGTCGGGGCGATGACCGGCCCCCGCCGCTATACCTCGCTCGTCCCGACCCAGCTGGTCAAGGCCCTCGACCACCCCGATGCGGTGGCCGCACTGGCCGCGCTCGACGCCGTCCTCCTCGGCGGCGCCGCCACCCCCGCACCGGTCCTGCGGCGCGCCGTCGACGCCGGCATCACCGTCGTCCGTACGTATGGAATGAGCGAGACCTGCGGTGGGTGCGTGTACGACGGCATACCCCTCGACGGCACCCGCGTGCGCCTCGACGGCGACGGCCGGGTCCTCCTCGGCGGCCCCACGCTGGCGTCCGGGTACCGCGGACTCCCCGACCACCCCGCGTTCGCCGAACCCGGCTGGTTCCGCACCGACGACGCCGGCACCGTCACCGACGGCGTCCTGAGCATCACCGGCAGACTCGACGAGGCCATCTCCACCGGCGGACTCACCGTCGTCCCGCAGGTGGTCGAGGCGGCTCTCGTCGCCCACCCCGCGGTCCGGGAATGCGCGGTGATCGGCCTGCCCGACGAGCGACTCGGCCGCCGCCTCACCGCCGTCGTCGTCGCCGAACCCGGCACCGCACCGACACTCGCCGAACTCCGCACGTTCGTCGAACGCACCCTCGACCCCACCGCCGCCCCCCGCGAACTCCACCTCGTCGGCGCCCTCCCCCTCCGCGGTCCAGGCAAGGTCGACCGGCGCGCGCTCGAAGCGCAATTCGGCTAG
- a CDS encoding DUF3349 domain-containing protein yields the protein MSLPPFLSSIIGWLRAGYPNGVPEQDYIPLFALLTRRLSEDEVDAVADALVEEGDLPIEKTDIQVLITKVTDELPLESDVDRVRSNLTVGGWPLAGPAQ from the coding sequence ATGAGCCTCCCACCGTTTCTCTCCTCCATCATCGGCTGGCTGCGCGCCGGCTACCCGAACGGCGTACCCGAGCAGGACTACATTCCGTTGTTCGCGCTGCTCACCCGCCGCCTGTCGGAAGATGAGGTGGACGCCGTCGCCGACGCCCTCGTCGAGGAGGGCGATCTGCCCATCGAGAAGACCGACATCCAGGTGCTCATCACGAAGGTCACCGACGAGTTGCCGCTGGAATCGGACGTCGACCGGGTGCGCAGCAACCTCACCGTGGGCGGCTGGCCGCTTGCCGGGCCTGCCCAATGA
- a CDS encoding DUF3349 domain-containing protein: protein MPKYSLRSVLDWLRAGYPEGIPAKDHFALLAVLRRRLTDEEIEQVVALSIETAHETPERHVDYDNIRRLISDITHEEPSEEDVARVTENLEAGGWPVGTDAECGEGSGDAEETPDAG from the coding sequence GTGCCCAAGTATTCACTTCGCTCTGTGCTCGACTGGCTACGCGCCGGGTATCCCGAGGGAATTCCGGCGAAGGACCATTTCGCATTGCTGGCCGTGCTGCGTCGCCGTCTCACCGACGAGGAGATCGAACAGGTCGTCGCGCTGTCCATCGAAACCGCCCACGAGACACCCGAGCGTCACGTCGACTACGACAACATCCGCCGCCTCATCAGCGACATCACCCACGAGGAACCGTCCGAGGAGGACGTCGCCCGGGTGACGGAGAACCTCGAGGCCGGAGGGTGGCCGGTCGGTACCGACGCCGAATGCGGCGAAGGTTCCGGCGACGCGGAAGAAACACCCGACGCAGGCTAG